TTGCCGGCCTCAGCGTCCCTGAGCCCTTCCTGAATGGCTTCCACATGCCATGACTCGGCATCCAGATAACGCGAAAGCGCAGGCTTCAGGTGGTACAGGCGGTCACGATTCGTTGCGGCGGCGAGCTGGTTGAGCCGATTGACGCGTCCATCATCGATACGGAGCGAGTCATCCCACGGTGATGGCCTGGGTGACTTCCATCAGCAGCGGCACCAGTTTCTGTTCGACCTGTTCGGTCGGCCACAGGCTGAGCTGAGCGGTGATGTTGACCGCCGCCACGGTCTGGAAATGGACGTTGCGGACCGGCGCGGCGATGCCGATCTGGCCGATCATCACCTGCTCACAGGTCAGGGCGTAGCCTTGCGCACGTGTTCGCAGGATCGTCTCGAACAGCGCCTCGCCATCCACCTCTGTGCGCGGGGTGTAGCGGGTGGGCTCGATGCCGGCAAGGCTGGCGCGGATCGCCTCGTCCGGCAGCGCCGATAGCAGCACGCGCCCGGCGGACGTGCACCAGGCTGGCATTCGCCGGCCCGGCAGCATCTCGGCGAAGGTCTGGTTCTGCCCCGGAATACGCATGACGTAGACGATGTCGTGGCCGCTGAGCACGCTGAGGTTGACGGTCAGGTTGCACCGCTCGCGAAGCAATTGCAGGGCCGGCAACGTGCGGCTGATGAGCGGGTCGGCGTTGAGGTAGAGGAAGCCTAGTTCCAGGGCTTTGTGGGTCAGGCTGTAGCGCCGCGAGCGCTCATCCTTGGAGAGGTAGCCCAGCTCACACCAGGTGTGGGTGAAGCGCTGGGCGGCGCTCTTGGTCATGCCGCAGCTGTCCGCCAGTTCGGTCAGGCCGATGGAGGCCTGACCGCTGCGGAACACTTCCAGCACGCGGATGCCTTTCTCCAGTGTCTCGATGAACTGCGGATGTGTGTGCCGTGGGTCTTTATCGCTCAACTGATTGGGCCTCCCTGTTGTGGGCGGAACATACCACGCCTTGACCCCGTCAACGGTCATTGCCTATAAGTTGTATCGCGATACAACAAGAAGTATCGATTAGCGATACATTTAGTGAGGCAAACATGACCGGAACCCTCGATCTCGAGTTAACCGAACGCTCTGCATGCGACCTGGCGACGGAGATCCGCAGTGGGCATTTGTCCGCCAGGGAGTTGACCAGCGCCTGCCTGCAGCGGGTGGAACGGCTCAATCCGACCCTGAATGCGCTGGTGACCGTCGATGCCGAGGGCGCACTCGACAGGGCCGCTTGCGCCGACGAGCGCCAGGCCCGTGGGGAAACGCTGGGCCCACTGCACGGGCTGCCGGTTGCGCACAAGGACTCTTTTCTCACCAAGGGGATGCGCACGACCTGGGGATCGCGAGTGTTCGCCGATCATGTACCAGACCAGGATTCCCTGATCGTTGCCCGCCAGGCGGAGGCGGGGTCGATCCTGCTGGGCAAGACCAACCTGCCCGAGTTCGGTGCGGGCTCGCAGACCTTCAACGAAGTCTTTGGCGCGACCCGCAACCCCTTCGCACCTGAGCTGACCTGTGGTGGGAGCAGCGGTGGCTCGGCCGTGGCGCTGGCCACTGGGATGGTCGCTCTGGCGGACGGCACCGACATGGGGGGATCGCTGCGCAACCCCGCGAGCTTCTGCAACCTGGTGGGGTTGCGGCCGTCCATGGGGCGAGTACCCAACTGGCCGAACACCAACAGTTTCGGCCAACTGACCGTCGCCGGTCCCCTGGGACGCTGCGTGGCCGACGTGGCCTTGCTCTTGAGTGTGATCGCCGGTCCGGATCGGCGCGACCCGCTGAGTGTCGACGCACCGGCCAGCGTGTTTCGCGGGAGGCTGGAGGCCGATTTCAAGGGGGCGCGAATCGCTTACAGCCCGGACCTGGGCGGCTTGCCGGTCGCCCGGGAGGTGCGGACGGTCATCGACCAAGGTGCGCTGAGAATGGCCGACCTGGGGGGCTCGGTCGAGCAGGCGGAGCCGGACTTCGCGGGGGCCGCCCAGGCTTTCCAGGTGCTGCGTGCGCTCACCTATGCGACCGGCTATGCCCATTTGCTGAAGGACCGGCGCCATCTGCTGAAGGAGGACCTGGTCTGGAATATCGAGCTGGCGCAGCGCTTCAGCGTCCAGG
This genomic window from Pseudomonas furukawaii contains:
- a CDS encoding CopG family ribbon-helix-helix protein codes for the protein MDDGRVNRLNQLAAATNRDRLYHLKPALSRYLDAESWHVEAIQEGLRDAEAGNLTDIEAVKAKWVKRANDLAD
- a CDS encoding IclR family transcriptional regulator; protein product: MSDKDPRHTHPQFIETLEKGIRVLEVFRSGQASIGLTELADSCGMTKSAAQRFTHTWCELGYLSKDERSRRYSLTHKALELGFLYLNADPLISRTLPALQLLRERCNLTVNLSVLSGHDIVYVMRIPGQNQTFAEMLPGRRMPAWCTSAGRVLLSALPDEAIRASLAGIEPTRYTPRTEVDGEALFETILRTRAQGYALTCEQVMIGQIGIAAPVRNVHFQTVAAVNITAQLSLWPTEQVEQKLVPLLMEVTQAITVG
- a CDS encoding amidase; translation: MTGTLDLELTERSACDLATEIRSGHLSARELTSACLQRVERLNPTLNALVTVDAEGALDRAACADERQARGETLGPLHGLPVAHKDSFLTKGMRTTWGSRVFADHVPDQDSLIVARQAEAGSILLGKTNLPEFGAGSQTFNEVFGATRNPFAPELTCGGSSGGSAVALATGMVALADGTDMGGSLRNPASFCNLVGLRPSMGRVPNWPNTNSFGQLTVAGPLGRCVADVALLLSVIAGPDRRDPLSVDAPASVFRGRLEADFKGARIAYSPDLGGLPVAREVRTVIDQGALRMADLGGSVEQAEPDFAGAAQAFQVLRALTYATGYAHLLKDRRHLLKEDLVWNIELAQRFSVQDVIAAEAVRARLFRDTQALLERYDFLVAPVSQVLPFPVERPFVERIGERPMGNYIEWMNSCSLITLTGHPAISLPCGFSDDGLPVGIQVIGRYRDELTLLKFAQAFETLNAPQIARSRVRRW